In one Balaenoptera ricei isolate mBalRic1 chromosome 20, mBalRic1.hap2, whole genome shotgun sequence genomic region, the following are encoded:
- the TSEN54 gene encoding tRNA-splicing endonuclease subunit Sen54 isoform X3, producing the protein MEPEPESASVEVPAGRVLSAPELFAARSRSQKLPQRSHGPKDFLPDGSAAQAERLRVCREELWQLLAEERVERLGSLVAAEWRPEEGFVELKSPAGKFWQTMGFSEQGRQRLHPEEALYLLECGSIQLFHQDLPLSIQEAYQLLLTEDTVTFLQYQVFSHLKRLGYVLRRFQASSVLSPYERQLNLDGSVQRLEDRNGKRKRRSSSSQSINKKPKVLENPLQGVDGTPESLATSSPPPRNQNSRCPEEKSQESSPVKGPMGPFQLLGSLEPCPRLAREGVRCSQESGKMENGVKGACKPRWNFEQISFPNMASDSRHTLLLAPAPELLPANVAGRETDAESWCQKLNQRKEKLSRREREQQAEAQHFREDVNSDPEVQRCSSWQEYKQLLQRRHLQKTQSRPPHLWDQPVTPLLSPGQAHSPATVLQHISVLQTTHLADGGAR; encoded by the exons ATGGAGCCCGAACCCGAGTCAGCCTCCGTGGAGGTGCCTGCCGGGCGCGTGCTCAG TGCCCCGGAGCTCTTCGCTGCCCGTTCCAGGTCCCAGAAGCTGCCCCAGCGCTCGCATGGCCCCAAGGACTTCCTCCCCGACGGCTCAGCGGCCCAGGCTGAGCGCCTGCGAGTGTGCCGCGAGGAGCTCTGGCAGCTGCTGGCGGAGGAGCGCGTGGAGCGCCT GGGCAGTTTGGTGGCCGCCGAGTGGAGACCGGAAGAAGGCTTCGTGGAGTTGAAGTCTCCTGCG GGTAAATTCTGGCAGACCATGGGCTTCTCAGAGCAGGGCCGGCAGCGGCTTCACCCGGAAGAGGCCTTGTATCTGCTGGAGTGT GGCTCTATCCAGCTCTTCCACCAAGACCTTCCGCTGTCTATCCAAGAGGCCTACCAGCTGCTGCTGACTGAAGACACCGTGACATTCCTGCAGTACCAG GTCTTCAGCCACCTGAAGAGACTGGGCTATGTGCTTCGACGATTCCAAGCAAG CTCCGTCCTGTCCCCTTACGAGAGGCAGCTGAACTTGGATGGCAGTGTCCAGCGCTTGGAGGATCGGAATggcaagaggaagaggaggagctcCAGCTCTCA GTCCATTAATAAGAAGCCCAAGGTCCTGGAGAACCCCCTGCAGGGGGTGGATGGGACACCCGAGAGCCTGGCAACCTCCAGCCCACCTCCCCGAAACCAGAACAGCCGATGTCCAGAGGAGAAATCCCAGGAGTCAAGCCCCGTAAAGGGCCCCATGGGCCCCTTTCAGCTTCTGGGGTCCCTGGAGCCCTGCCCTCGGCTGGCCAGGGAGGGGGTGCGGTGCAGCCAGGAGAGTGGCAAAATGGAGAACGGGGTCAAGGGGGCTTGCAAGCCACGTTGGAACTTTGAGCAGATCTCCTTCCCCAACATGGCTTCAGATAGCCGCCATACCCTCCTGCTTGCCCCCGCCCCAGAGCTGCTCCCGGCCAACGTGGCAGGGCGGGAGACAGACGCTGAGTCCTGGTGCCAGAAGCTAAACCAGCGGAAGGAGAAGCTCTCCAGGCGGGAACGGGAGCAACAGGCGGAGGCCCAGCACTTCCGGGAGGATGTAAACTCGGATCCCGAGGTGCAGCGCTGCTCCAGCTGGCAGGAGTACAAGCAGCTGCTGCAGAGGCGGCACCTGCAGAAGACCCAGAGCCGCCCCCCACACCTGTGGGACCAGCCTGTCACGCCCTTGCTGAGTCCCGGTCAGGCACACTCCCCAG CCACAGTCCTTCAGCATATCTCTGTGCTGCAGACGACACACCTTGCTGATGGAGGTGCGCGGTGA
- the TSEN54 gene encoding tRNA-splicing endonuclease subunit Sen54 isoform X4, which yields MGFSEQGRQRLHPEEALYLLECGSIQLFHQDLPLSIQEAYQLLLTEDTVTFLQYQVFSHLKRLGYVLRRFQASSVLSPYERQLNLDGSVQRLEDRNGKRKRRSSSSQSINKKPKVLENPLQGVDGTPESLATSSPPPRNQNSRCPEEKSQESSPVKGPMGPFQLLGSLEPCPRLAREGVRCSQESGKMENGVKGACKPRWNFEQISFPNMASDSRHTLLLAPAPELLPANVAGRETDAESWCQKLNQRKEKLSRREREQQAEAQHFREDVNSDPEVQRCSSWQEYKQLLQRRHLQKTQSRPPHLWDQPVTPLLSPGQAHSPATVLQHISVLQTTHLADGGARLVEKSAGLEISFDVYQADAVATFRKNNPGKPYVRMCISGFDEPVPDLCTLKRLSYHSGDVPLIFALVDHGDISFYSFRDFTLPRDLEH from the exons ATGGGCTTCTCAGAGCAGGGCCGGCAGCGGCTTCACCCGGAAGAGGCCTTGTATCTGCTGGAGTGT GGCTCTATCCAGCTCTTCCACCAAGACCTTCCGCTGTCTATCCAAGAGGCCTACCAGCTGCTGCTGACTGAAGACACCGTGACATTCCTGCAGTACCAG GTCTTCAGCCACCTGAAGAGACTGGGCTATGTGCTTCGACGATTCCAAGCAAG CTCCGTCCTGTCCCCTTACGAGAGGCAGCTGAACTTGGATGGCAGTGTCCAGCGCTTGGAGGATCGGAATggcaagaggaagaggaggagctcCAGCTCTCA GTCCATTAATAAGAAGCCCAAGGTCCTGGAGAACCCCCTGCAGGGGGTGGATGGGACACCCGAGAGCCTGGCAACCTCCAGCCCACCTCCCCGAAACCAGAACAGCCGATGTCCAGAGGAGAAATCCCAGGAGTCAAGCCCCGTAAAGGGCCCCATGGGCCCCTTTCAGCTTCTGGGGTCCCTGGAGCCCTGCCCTCGGCTGGCCAGGGAGGGGGTGCGGTGCAGCCAGGAGAGTGGCAAAATGGAGAACGGGGTCAAGGGGGCTTGCAAGCCACGTTGGAACTTTGAGCAGATCTCCTTCCCCAACATGGCTTCAGATAGCCGCCATACCCTCCTGCTTGCCCCCGCCCCAGAGCTGCTCCCGGCCAACGTGGCAGGGCGGGAGACAGACGCTGAGTCCTGGTGCCAGAAGCTAAACCAGCGGAAGGAGAAGCTCTCCAGGCGGGAACGGGAGCAACAGGCGGAGGCCCAGCACTTCCGGGAGGATGTAAACTCGGATCCCGAGGTGCAGCGCTGCTCCAGCTGGCAGGAGTACAAGCAGCTGCTGCAGAGGCGGCACCTGCAGAAGACCCAGAGCCGCCCCCCACACCTGTGGGACCAGCCTGTCACGCCCTTGCTGAGTCCCGGTCAGGCACACTCCCCAG CCACAGTCCTTCAGCATATCTCTGTGCTGCAGACGACACACCTTGCTGATGGAGGTGCGCG GCTGGTGGAGAAGTCTGCGGGCTTGGAGATCAGCTTTGATGTTTACCAGGCCGACGCCGTGGCCACCTTCCGAAAGAATAACCCTGGCAAGCCCTATGTCCGGATGTGCATTAGTGG ATTTGATGAGCCAGTCCCAGACCTCTGCACCCTCAAGCGGTTGTCCTACCACAGCGGGGATGTTCCTCTGATCTTTGCCCTGGTGGATCACGGAGACATCTCCTTCTACAGCTTCAGGGACTTCACGCTACCCAGGGATCTGGAGCACTGA
- the TSEN54 gene encoding tRNA-splicing endonuclease subunit Sen54 isoform X2: protein MEPEPESASVEVPAGRVLSAPELFAARSRSQKLPQRSHGPKDFLPDGSAAQAERLRVCREELWQLLAEERVERLGSLVAAEWRPEEGFVELKSPAGKFWQTMGFSEQGRQRLHPEEALYLLECGSIQLFHQDLPLSIQEAYQLLLTEDTVTFLQYQVFSHLKRLGYVLRRFQASSVLSPYERQLNLDGSVQRLEDRNGKRKRRSSSSQSINKKPKVLENPLQGVDGTPESLATSSPPPRNQNSRCPEEKSQESSPVKGPMGPFQLLGSLEPCPRLAREGVRCSQESGKMENGVKGACKPRWNFEQISFPNMASDSRHTLLLAPAPELLPANVAGRETDAESWCQKLNQRKEKLSRREREQQAEAQHFREDVNSDPEVQRCSSWQEYKQLLQRRHLQKTQSRPPHLWDQPVTPLLSPGQAHSPATVLQHISVLQTTHLADGGWWRSLRAWRSALMFTRPTPWPPSERITLASPMSGCALVDLMSQSQTSAPSSGCPTTAGMFL from the exons ATGGAGCCCGAACCCGAGTCAGCCTCCGTGGAGGTGCCTGCCGGGCGCGTGCTCAG TGCCCCGGAGCTCTTCGCTGCCCGTTCCAGGTCCCAGAAGCTGCCCCAGCGCTCGCATGGCCCCAAGGACTTCCTCCCCGACGGCTCAGCGGCCCAGGCTGAGCGCCTGCGAGTGTGCCGCGAGGAGCTCTGGCAGCTGCTGGCGGAGGAGCGCGTGGAGCGCCT GGGCAGTTTGGTGGCCGCCGAGTGGAGACCGGAAGAAGGCTTCGTGGAGTTGAAGTCTCCTGCG GGTAAATTCTGGCAGACCATGGGCTTCTCAGAGCAGGGCCGGCAGCGGCTTCACCCGGAAGAGGCCTTGTATCTGCTGGAGTGT GGCTCTATCCAGCTCTTCCACCAAGACCTTCCGCTGTCTATCCAAGAGGCCTACCAGCTGCTGCTGACTGAAGACACCGTGACATTCCTGCAGTACCAG GTCTTCAGCCACCTGAAGAGACTGGGCTATGTGCTTCGACGATTCCAAGCAAG CTCCGTCCTGTCCCCTTACGAGAGGCAGCTGAACTTGGATGGCAGTGTCCAGCGCTTGGAGGATCGGAATggcaagaggaagaggaggagctcCAGCTCTCA GTCCATTAATAAGAAGCCCAAGGTCCTGGAGAACCCCCTGCAGGGGGTGGATGGGACACCCGAGAGCCTGGCAACCTCCAGCCCACCTCCCCGAAACCAGAACAGCCGATGTCCAGAGGAGAAATCCCAGGAGTCAAGCCCCGTAAAGGGCCCCATGGGCCCCTTTCAGCTTCTGGGGTCCCTGGAGCCCTGCCCTCGGCTGGCCAGGGAGGGGGTGCGGTGCAGCCAGGAGAGTGGCAAAATGGAGAACGGGGTCAAGGGGGCTTGCAAGCCACGTTGGAACTTTGAGCAGATCTCCTTCCCCAACATGGCTTCAGATAGCCGCCATACCCTCCTGCTTGCCCCCGCCCCAGAGCTGCTCCCGGCCAACGTGGCAGGGCGGGAGACAGACGCTGAGTCCTGGTGCCAGAAGCTAAACCAGCGGAAGGAGAAGCTCTCCAGGCGGGAACGGGAGCAACAGGCGGAGGCCCAGCACTTCCGGGAGGATGTAAACTCGGATCCCGAGGTGCAGCGCTGCTCCAGCTGGCAGGAGTACAAGCAGCTGCTGCAGAGGCGGCACCTGCAGAAGACCCAGAGCCGCCCCCCACACCTGTGGGACCAGCCTGTCACGCCCTTGCTGAGTCCCGGTCAGGCACACTCCCCAG CCACAGTCCTTCAGCATATCTCTGTGCTGCAGACGACACACCTTGCTGATGGAG GCTGGTGGAGAAGTCTGCGGGCTTGGAGATCAGCTTTGATGTTTACCAGGCCGACGCCGTGGCCACCTTCCGAAAGAATAACCCTGGCAAGCCCTATGTCCGGATGTGCATTAGTGG ATTTGATGAGCCAGTCCCAGACCTCTGCACCCTCAAGCGGTTGTCCTACCACAGCGGGGATGTTCCTCTGA
- the TSEN54 gene encoding tRNA-splicing endonuclease subunit Sen54 isoform X1, with translation MEPEPESASVEVPAGRVLSAPELFAARSRSQKLPQRSHGPKDFLPDGSAAQAERLRVCREELWQLLAEERVERLGSLVAAEWRPEEGFVELKSPAGKFWQTMGFSEQGRQRLHPEEALYLLECGSIQLFHQDLPLSIQEAYQLLLTEDTVTFLQYQVFSHLKRLGYVLRRFQASSVLSPYERQLNLDGSVQRLEDRNGKRKRRSSSSQSINKKPKVLENPLQGVDGTPESLATSSPPPRNQNSRCPEEKSQESSPVKGPMGPFQLLGSLEPCPRLAREGVRCSQESGKMENGVKGACKPRWNFEQISFPNMASDSRHTLLLAPAPELLPANVAGRETDAESWCQKLNQRKEKLSRREREQQAEAQHFREDVNSDPEVQRCSSWQEYKQLLQRRHLQKTQSRPPHLWDQPVTPLLSPGQAHSPATVLQHISVLQTTHLADGGARLVEKSAGLEISFDVYQADAVATFRKNNPGKPYVRMCISGFDEPVPDLCTLKRLSYHSGDVPLIFALVDHGDISFYSFRDFTLPRDLEH, from the exons ATGGAGCCCGAACCCGAGTCAGCCTCCGTGGAGGTGCCTGCCGGGCGCGTGCTCAG TGCCCCGGAGCTCTTCGCTGCCCGTTCCAGGTCCCAGAAGCTGCCCCAGCGCTCGCATGGCCCCAAGGACTTCCTCCCCGACGGCTCAGCGGCCCAGGCTGAGCGCCTGCGAGTGTGCCGCGAGGAGCTCTGGCAGCTGCTGGCGGAGGAGCGCGTGGAGCGCCT GGGCAGTTTGGTGGCCGCCGAGTGGAGACCGGAAGAAGGCTTCGTGGAGTTGAAGTCTCCTGCG GGTAAATTCTGGCAGACCATGGGCTTCTCAGAGCAGGGCCGGCAGCGGCTTCACCCGGAAGAGGCCTTGTATCTGCTGGAGTGT GGCTCTATCCAGCTCTTCCACCAAGACCTTCCGCTGTCTATCCAAGAGGCCTACCAGCTGCTGCTGACTGAAGACACCGTGACATTCCTGCAGTACCAG GTCTTCAGCCACCTGAAGAGACTGGGCTATGTGCTTCGACGATTCCAAGCAAG CTCCGTCCTGTCCCCTTACGAGAGGCAGCTGAACTTGGATGGCAGTGTCCAGCGCTTGGAGGATCGGAATggcaagaggaagaggaggagctcCAGCTCTCA GTCCATTAATAAGAAGCCCAAGGTCCTGGAGAACCCCCTGCAGGGGGTGGATGGGACACCCGAGAGCCTGGCAACCTCCAGCCCACCTCCCCGAAACCAGAACAGCCGATGTCCAGAGGAGAAATCCCAGGAGTCAAGCCCCGTAAAGGGCCCCATGGGCCCCTTTCAGCTTCTGGGGTCCCTGGAGCCCTGCCCTCGGCTGGCCAGGGAGGGGGTGCGGTGCAGCCAGGAGAGTGGCAAAATGGAGAACGGGGTCAAGGGGGCTTGCAAGCCACGTTGGAACTTTGAGCAGATCTCCTTCCCCAACATGGCTTCAGATAGCCGCCATACCCTCCTGCTTGCCCCCGCCCCAGAGCTGCTCCCGGCCAACGTGGCAGGGCGGGAGACAGACGCTGAGTCCTGGTGCCAGAAGCTAAACCAGCGGAAGGAGAAGCTCTCCAGGCGGGAACGGGAGCAACAGGCGGAGGCCCAGCACTTCCGGGAGGATGTAAACTCGGATCCCGAGGTGCAGCGCTGCTCCAGCTGGCAGGAGTACAAGCAGCTGCTGCAGAGGCGGCACCTGCAGAAGACCCAGAGCCGCCCCCCACACCTGTGGGACCAGCCTGTCACGCCCTTGCTGAGTCCCGGTCAGGCACACTCCCCAG CCACAGTCCTTCAGCATATCTCTGTGCTGCAGACGACACACCTTGCTGATGGAGGTGCGCG GCTGGTGGAGAAGTCTGCGGGCTTGGAGATCAGCTTTGATGTTTACCAGGCCGACGCCGTGGCCACCTTCCGAAAGAATAACCCTGGCAAGCCCTATGTCCGGATGTGCATTAGTGG ATTTGATGAGCCAGTCCCAGACCTCTGCACCCTCAAGCGGTTGTCCTACCACAGCGGGGATGTTCCTCTGATCTTTGCCCTGGTGGATCACGGAGACATCTCCTTCTACAGCTTCAGGGACTTCACGCTACCCAGGGATCTGGAGCACTGA